One stretch of Candidatus Brocadiaceae bacterium DNA includes these proteins:
- a CDS encoding glycosyltransferase family 2 protein — translation MFQKISVVIPTYNESHAILRVVELLHLLNANHGDHWEIIVVDDGSTDGTSELLKNAEDVVLLSHKVNRGYGAAIKTGIQHAKYTTIVITDADGTYPINDIPRLLEKFPQNEMVVGARVLGNSNIPLSRRPAKWMLNKLANYLTGIKIPDLNSGLRVMKKDTVTKFIHLLPDGFSFTTTITLALLTNNYPVEFIPIEYYVRSGKSKIRPFRDTLNFIQLIIRTVLYFDPLKIFLPISGFFFLSSLAVLIVSYLFTPKIMDITTILLFITSVQILAIGMIADLIDKRNRP, via the coding sequence ATGTTTCAAAAAATAAGTGTCGTAATTCCCACTTACAATGAAAGCCATGCCATTCTACGTGTGGTCGAATTATTACATTTATTAAATGCAAACCATGGAGACCATTGGGAAATTATTGTCGTTGATGATGGTTCCACCGATGGCACCTCGGAACTATTGAAAAATGCGGAGGATGTTGTTTTGCTTTCACATAAAGTAAACCGGGGTTATGGGGCCGCTATAAAAACCGGCATACAACATGCGAAATATACTACGATTGTTATAACAGACGCGGACGGCACCTACCCGATTAATGATATTCCCAGACTTCTTGAAAAATTCCCGCAAAACGAGATGGTTGTTGGGGCCAGGGTCCTCGGCAATTCCAATATCCCGCTTTCACGAAGGCCTGCAAAATGGATGCTCAACAAATTAGCGAATTATTTGACAGGCATAAAAATTCCTGATCTTAACTCCGGTTTGCGTGTTATGAAAAAGGATACGGTAACAAAATTTATCCATTTATTGCCTGACGGCTTTTCCTTTACCACAACAATTACCCTTGCCTTGCTTACCAATAACTATCCCGTTGAGTTCATCCCTATTGAATATTATGTGCGCTCCGGAAAGTCTAAAATCCGCCCATTCCGTGACACATTAAACTTTATTCAACTCATCATACGAACCGTTTTATACTTTGATCCGCTAAAGATTTTCTTGCCGATAAGCGGTTTCTTCTTCCTGTCAAGTTTAGCGGTGCTTATCGTCAGCTATCTCTTCACACCCAAGATCATGGATATTACAACGATTTTGTTATTTATTACCAGCGTTCAAATTTTGGCAATTGGAATGATCGCTGATTTAATAGATAAACGAAACCGCCCATGA